A window from Pichia kudriavzevii chromosome 5, complete sequence encodes these proteins:
- a CDS encoding uncharacterized protein (PKUD0E04910; similar to Saccharomyces cerevisiae YMR231W (PEP5); ancestral locus Anc_8.761): MSLLSWRHFPFFEGTPIKDPHFGSEQHALYSDASLSAICAAGRYIAIATRQTTVQLIDQNIEKAFSFPCYHEGWTITKLAYCQYEESPFLVTIAERQGYPLYLKIWNLNKVMNMKSDKFDLDSSYLTQCSVNNEKNNYPMTCFAHINDLSILAFGFSNGSVIIVRGDLIHDRGSRQRIIYQDKEPITSVTFKSNDLLYASTFSKIFTLSTSGRNDRKIERLLDDNEGADLDCTCLYGSSLLVSRESCFQFYDTKGKTRSIQLSIPKKKTHLYHDRYLVCISETSTTDFSESSISSNKLLILDLKNNFVVFNQLITSAVSDIFEIWEDLYVLVMDGSLLRLHEKNIKENIEILVKSDLFPLALKLINENRKAFTDNEVMNIEKLYGFYLYNRNDFGAAIDQFIACIPLGKTSEIISMFKGSSKIQYLIRYILKMVELKISTPNHIDLLLTSYCKLKMLPEFERFIRDIETDDDYDIIPTETHKSFDIDSIIQLCKDNEYYSLALVIAEKFQLASKVVSIQIHDLKDPFSALDYINSLPIDDLLRVLVDNVSTLLNMLPNETTQLLIDVFTGKYTIKSRTSERGKETDNSSTFSYPIFTSYKQFSKFMNTGQGDDEIEEEKIPTYQPPRPRMVFSSFMNHNYQFVIFLEACVESYEKYDGNSQDKSDIINTLYELYLTLAQSDKANKQDWEEKAKFLLYQRKEWSEEEKSKLILISNIYEFSEGEMIIREQTESISDLNIEGYELDLFRSSIFASDIEKSYDIVLKYGHKEKELYRLALLTYTSSNAYYEKIGDKRLQNLLEIIEQENCLTLLEVLDCLTNEDTNVRLGVVKNYLLRNIEKQKLEIQKNEELKNAYESRLSNLKSNIADLMNDPKILNSTKCSVCNNPLEFPMVCYKCGHQIHEHCLIESTSGKSSLKGMSSNFVLGDTDEGFIPCPICVTDQDALILSKKQQEDFSLRQDLFKSTVRVSSDKFKSMFSFLGRGGMETSKLVYDGSSV; the protein is encoded by the coding sequence ATGTCTCTTTTATCGTGGAGACATTTTCCCTTCTTTGAAGGAACTCCAATAAAAGATCCACATTTTGGGTCAGAGCAACACGCCCTTTATTCCGATGCATCCCTTAGTGCAATATGTGCCGCTGGGAGGTATATAGCTATTGCAACAAGACAGACAACGGTACAACTGATAGATCAAAACATAGAAAAAGCTTTTAGCTTTCCATGTTACCATGAAGGATGGACAATCACAAAACTAGCATATTGCCAATACGAGGAGTCTCCTTTTTTGGTAACTATAGCTGAAAGACAAGGTTATCCGCTGTATCTAAAAATCTGGAATCTCAATAAGGTGATGAACATGAAGAGTGATAAGTTTGACTTAGATTCTAGCTATTTAACACAATGCTCAGTgaataatgaaaagaaCAACTATCCAATGACTTGCTTTGCGCATATAAATGATTTATCTATACTGGCTTTTGGGTTTTCTAATGGATCAGTTATTATAGTTCGTGGTGATTTGATACATGATCGTGGGTCTCGACAACGTATTATATACCAGGACAAGGAACCAATAACATCTGTCACGTTTAAATCAAATGACCTTTTATACGCCTCTACATTCTCAAAGATATTCACTCTATCAACATCAGGAAGGAATGATAGGAAAATAGAACGTTTGCTGGATGATAATGAAGGAGCGGACCTTGACTGCACATGCTTGTATGGTTCAAGTTTACTTGTTTCAAGAGAGTCATGCTTTCAGTTTTATGATACAAAGGGTAAGACTCGTTCGATACAGCTCAGTATtccgaagaagaaaacacaCTTATATCATGACAGGTATCTCGTTTGCATTTCAGAAACATCAACGACAGATTTTAGCGAGTCTTCGATCTCTAGTAACAAATTACTAATTCTTGACTTGAAGAATAACTTTGTTGTGTTTAATCAATTAATAACGTCGGCAGtatctgatatttttgagATTTGGGAAGATCTTTATGTGCTGGTTATGGATGGCTCTTTACTCAGACTCCACGAGAAGAACATCAAGGAGAACATTGAGATTTTAGTTAAAAGTGACTTATTCCCTTTAGCGCTAAAGTTAATAAACGAAAACAGGAAAGCATTTACCGACAATGAGGTGATGAATATAGAAAAGCTATATGGCTTCTATCTATATAATAGAAATGATTTTGGAGCCGCAATAGATCAGTTTATAGCATGCATACCTTTAGGTAAGACTAGTGAAATTATATCAATGTTCAAGGGCAGTTCAAAGATTCAGTATTTGATAAGGTATATCTTGAAGATGGTCGAACTGAAAATTTCCACCCCAAATCATATAGACTTGTTATTGACATCATATTGTAAGTTAAAGATGTTACCAGAATTTGAGCGATTTATACGTGATATTGAAACGGATGATGACTATGATATTATACCCACGGAAACGCATAAATCGTTTGATATTGATTCCATTATTCAACTTTGCAAAGACAATGAATATTACAGTTTGGCATTAGTGATTGCGGAGAAATTTCAATTAGCTTCCAAAGTTGTTTCAATACAAATTCATGACCTCAAGGATCCATTTTCAGCCCTTGATTACATCAATTCCTTACCGATAGATGATCTACTCAGGGTTTTGGTGGACAATGTGAGCACACTTTTGAATATGCTACCAAACGAAACAACTCAACTTTTGATTGACGTATTTACAGgaaaatatacaattaAATCAAGGACTTCAGAACGAGGCAAAGAAACTGATAATTCAAGCACGTTTTCTTATCCAATATTCACGTCTTATAAgcaattttccaaatttatGAATACAGGCCAGGgcgatgatgaaattgaagaagaaaaaatccCTACTTACCAGCCGCCTAGACCAAGAATGGTTTTTTCTAGTTTTATGAATCATAATTATCAATTTGTAATTTTCTTGGAGGCATGTGTTGAAAGttatgaaaaatatgatgGTAATTCCCAGGATAAAAGTGATATTATTAATACTCTATATGAACTATACCTCACATTAGCACAATCGGATAAAGCAAACAAGCAAGATTGGGAGGAAAAGGCAAAATTTTTGTTATATCAAAGAAAGGAATGGTCAGAGGAGGAAAAGTCCAAACTCATTTTGATTTCGAATATTTACGAATTTAGTGAGGGTGAGATGATTATTCGTGAACAAACTGAAAGTATATCAGATTTAAATATTGAAGGCTATGAATTGGATTTGTTTAgatcttcaatatttgcCTCTGACATAGAAAAATCATATGACATAGTTCTGAAATACGGACataaggagaaagaacTCTATAGACTTGCGTTATTAACGTATACATCTTCTAATGCATATTATGAGAAAATTGGTGATAAAAGACTTCAGAATCTTTTGGAGATCATTGAGCAAGAGAATTGCCTAACTTTACTGGAGGTTTTGGATTGCTTAACTAATGAAGATACCAATGTAAGACTTGGGGTGGTTAAAAACTATCTTTTAAGAAAtatagagaaacaaaaactagaaatacaaaaaaatgaagaattgaaaaatgcaTATGAATCCAGATTGTCCAATCTAAAATCTAATATTGCTGACTTGATGAATGATCCAAAGATACTAAACAGCACTAAATGTTCTGTTTGCAACAATCCACTTGAGTTTCCTATGGTATGCTACAAATGTGGCCACCAAATTCATGAACACTGTCTGATAGAAAGCACCTCGGGTAAATCATCCTTGAAAGGGATGTCATCTAATTTTGTCCTAGGAGATACCGACGAAGGATTCATTCCATGTCCAATTTGCGTAACTGACCAAGATGCTCTAATACTGTCcaagaaacaacaagagGACTTTTCTCTACGTCAAGATTTGTTCAAATCTACTGTTAGGGTAAGCTCGGACAAATTTAAGTCtatgttttcatttctaGGGAGGGGTGGAATGGAAACTTCGAAGCTTGTCTATGATGGATCCAGTGTATAA
- a CDS encoding uncharacterized protein (PKUD0E04920): MLPDTSSSISQLETFKTPASIEEVLHDDVYKPYITPPTPFEEHTKRKSEMGEPNPYAQSLWWASRGEDGSTDIQRRRTIKKATVESVSSLGDYSVAEKPLNVETGVPFIETVKRSQLLPSLMGERENIDDMAINQDCDYDSKETIKKLRPLNDPPPFTLINILSKMVKKLRCLVKIRSSFEVYTDKNQLFINPKVKLYLFSNIQTLLIIHEQFLNSVLGPYPLEDTIYDNLLRLHHVYPSYLNSTALRQHFTKLVIQNNAFKAFIGDLDTETAEDNEFYLLVLSPALDFHTLINYIDTYLGESSPRIHHLINKFYACYKPSGPIMSFDRNEPIYLVIPDNWKEANLNEWKGISNKSVESQLAYYLNWRLERLLKSYKNITGNVEQQADIVSHLAINNKLLSQSIEKLSTHLAFDTRRGQFQIPAMELHDTNKRIYHIVNEFVTFLRDGVLEETVQMVINAVEVCRNVISDGYGEIMEVYTTLVLFEEHIALISEKYGCFIKEYLDCIPSKPVNINQLISRYVKSRERELHREEIGGSEWEKRFMRYRLVRRLFHV; encoded by the coding sequence ATGTTGCCAGACACCTCATCATCAATCTCTCAATTGGAGACTTTTAAGACACCAGcttcaattgaagaagttcTACATGATGACGTTTACAAGCCATATATCACACCGCCCACTCCATTTGAAGAGCATacaaaaaggaaatcagAAATGGGCGAACCAAACCCTTATGCCCAATCACTATGGTGGGCCTCCAGAGGAGAAGATGGTAGCACCGACATCCAAAGACGTCGCACAATAAAAAAGGCTACCGTTGAAAGTGTGAGCAGTCTCGGAGATTACTCTGTTGCCGAGAAACCATTAAATGTTGAGACAGGGGTTCCCTTTATTGAGACCGTTAAAAGAAGTCAGCTACTACCGTCCTTAATGGgggaaagagaaaatataGACGATATGGCAATTAACCAAGACTGCGATTATGACTCGAAGGAAACCATAAAAAAACTCAGGCCGTTGAACGACCCGCCACCTTTTACACTAATCAATATTTTATCCAAAATGGTCAAAAAACTTAGATGCTTAGTAAAAATTCGTAGCAGTTTTGAGGTATATACAGACAAGAATCAACTTTTCATTAATCCGAAAGTAAAGCTCTACCTATTTAGCAATATTCAAACATTATTGATTATACATGAACAGTTTCTCAACTCTGTTTTAGGCCCTTATCCTTTGGAAGACACGATATACGACAATCTTTTAAGACTACACCATGTTTATCCATCCTATTTGAACTCAACGGCTTTGCGGCAACATTTCACAAAACTAGTTATCCAGAATAATGCCTTTAAAGCCTTTATTGGCGACTTGGATACTGAAACGGCGGAAGACAATGAGTTCTACCTATTGGTTCTCTCTCCTGCACTGGATTTCCACACACTAATTAACTATATTGACACCTACCTGGGAGAATCATCGCCTCGCATTCATCATCTTATTAATAAGTTCTATGCTTGTTACAAACCATCAGGACCTATCATGTCTTTTGATAGGAACGAGCCAATATATCTTGTAATTCCAGATAATTGGAAAGAGGCAAATCTTAATGAATGGAAGGGAATCTCAAATAAGTCAGTGGAATCTCAGTTGGCCTATTATCTCAATTGGAGACTCGAGAGATTACTCAAAAGCTATAAGAATATAACGGGAAACGTAGAACAACAGGCAGACATTGTCTCGCATTTGGCAATCAATAACAAACTACTATCGCAAAGTATAGAGAAATTGTCGACACATCTAGCTTTCGATACAAGAAGAGGGCAGTTTCAAATACCTGCCATGGAGCTCCACGATACCAACAAGAGAATATACCATATTGTGAATGAATTTGTGACGTTTTTAAGAGACGGGGTGCTTGAAGAGACCGTACAGATGGTGATAAACGCCGTTGAAGTTTGTAGGAATGTCATATCTGATGGGTATGGTGAAATTATGGAAGTATATACTACGTTGGTGCTATTTGAGGAACACATTGCGCTAATCAGTGAAAAGTACGGTTGTTTTATAAAGGAGTACCTAGATTGTATTCCTTCCAAACCGGTGAATATCAACCAACTTATTTCCAGGTATGTCAAGTCTAGAGAGAGAGAACTACATCGTGAGGAAATAGGGGGGTCTGAGTGGGAGAAGAGGTTCATGCGTTACAGATTGGTGAGGCGACTTTTTCATGTTTAG